Proteins from a single region of Pseudomonas sp. BSw22131:
- a CDS encoding ATP-dependent DNA ligase, with translation MRAFAELYSALDATTSSNAKLAAMQQYFAAAAPEDAAWAVYFLSGGRPRQLVPTRMLREQAILLSGLPEWLFEESYQAVGDIAETLSLLLPQADHKSDEGLASWIEDKLLPLRGLPPEELMTRLPTFWAQLDRLSLMVCLKLITGSFRVGVSKLLVTRALAALAEIDSKRVAQRLVGYTDLSHRPSAEGYLKLIAPESEDEHAQRGGQPYPFFLAHALQQPVDQFETLLGPAENWQVEWKWDGIRAQIVKREGRLWIWSRGEELVTERFPELHSLTASLPDGTVIDGEIVVWKAPDLSSEKGEGFSLETPAPGVPDGASPSVQPFALLQQRIGRKTLGKKILEDVPVVILAYDLLEWEGHDWRSRPQHERRAQLETLIQDCESPVLLPSPVLTGKDWLDLGKQREASRSLGVEGMMLKARDSMYGVGRTKDMGVWWKWKVDPFSVDAVLIYAQRGHGRRASLYSDYTFAVWDGPEDAGERTLVPFAKAYSGLTDEEMRKVDAIIRKTTLEKFGPVRSVTPTLVFELGFEGIALSKRHKSGIAVRFPRMLRWRLDKPVAEADSLATLQDLLG, from the coding sequence ATGAGAGCATTCGCCGAGCTTTATTCGGCCCTCGACGCCACCACATCCAGCAATGCAAAACTGGCCGCCATGCAGCAATACTTTGCCGCCGCAGCGCCAGAAGATGCAGCGTGGGCGGTGTACTTCCTGTCCGGCGGGCGGCCGCGCCAACTGGTGCCGACCCGCATGCTGAGGGAACAGGCGATCCTCTTGTCAGGGCTGCCCGAATGGCTGTTTGAAGAAAGCTACCAGGCAGTTGGCGATATCGCCGAGACGCTGTCACTGCTGCTGCCCCAGGCTGACCACAAGTCGGACGAAGGCCTGGCGTCGTGGATAGAGGACAAACTCTTGCCGTTGCGCGGCCTGCCGCCTGAGGAATTGATGACGCGCCTGCCGACGTTCTGGGCGCAACTGGACCGACTGAGCCTGATGGTGTGCCTAAAATTGATCACCGGCAGTTTTCGGGTCGGCGTGTCAAAACTGCTGGTCACGCGAGCCCTTGCAGCGCTGGCAGAGATCGACAGCAAGCGCGTGGCGCAGCGCCTGGTGGGGTACACCGATTTGTCCCATCGGCCGAGCGCCGAGGGTTATCTGAAACTGATCGCCCCAGAGTCCGAGGACGAACACGCGCAGCGCGGCGGTCAGCCTTATCCCTTCTTCCTCGCCCATGCCTTGCAGCAACCGGTCGATCAATTCGAGACCTTGCTGGGGCCGGCCGAAAACTGGCAAGTGGAATGGAAATGGGACGGCATACGCGCGCAAATCGTCAAGCGAGAGGGCCGTTTGTGGATATGGTCCAGAGGCGAAGAACTGGTCACCGAGCGCTTCCCTGAACTCCACAGCCTGACTGCGTCCCTGCCGGACGGCACGGTCATCGACGGCGAAATCGTGGTGTGGAAAGCGCCCGACCTGAGTTCGGAAAAGGGCGAGGGATTCTCTCTGGAGACGCCAGCGCCCGGAGTACCCGACGGGGCCTCTCCGTCTGTGCAGCCGTTTGCGCTGCTGCAACAGCGCATCGGACGCAAGACGCTGGGCAAGAAAATTCTCGAAGACGTTCCGGTGGTCATCCTCGCGTACGACTTGCTGGAGTGGGAAGGCCACGACTGGCGCAGCCGTCCACAACATGAGCGGCGCGCGCAGCTGGAGACGTTGATTCAAGACTGCGAAAGCCCGGTCTTGCTGCCCTCCCCCGTGCTGACCGGCAAAGACTGGCTCGATCTGGGCAAGCAACGCGAGGCATCCCGCAGCCTGGGCGTTGAAGGGATGATGCTCAAAGCACGTGATTCGATGTACGGCGTGGGCCGAACCAAGGACATGGGCGTCTGGTGGAAGTGGAAGGTCGATCCGTTCAGCGTCGATGCGGTGCTGATTTACGCGCAACGCGGCCACGGTCGGCGCGCCAGCCTGTACAGCGATTACACGTTCGCCGTGTGGGATGGCCCCGAAGACGCCGGCGAACGCACGCTTGTGCCCTTCGCCAAAGCGTATTCGGGGCTGACCGATGAGGAAATGCGCAAAGTCGATGCGATCATCCGCAAGACCACGCTGGAGAAGTTCGGCCCTGTGCGAAGCGTGACGCCAACATTAGTGTTTGAGCTGGGGTTTGAGGGCATAGCGTTGTCAAAACGCCATAAAAGCGGGATCGCCGTGAGGTTTCCAAGAATGCTTCGGTGGCGGCTGGACAAGCCTGTTGCTGAGGCAGACAGCCTGGCAACGCTGCAGGACCTGCTCGGCTGA
- a CDS encoding transporter substrate-binding domain-containing protein, which translates to MKKAWLTLSALAICLAAGNAMAKEYKELRFGVDPSYAPFESKAADGSLVGFDIDLGNAICAELKVKCKWVESDFDGMIPGLKANKFDGVISSMTVTDARSKVIDFSSELFSGPTSLVFKKGAGFTEDPATLKGKTVGYEQGTIQEAYAKAVLDKAGVKTQAYANQDQVYADLVSGRLDASVQDMLQAELGFLKSPQGAGYEVSKPIDSPLLPAKTAIGISKGNKELKALLDKGIKALHDDGKYAEIQKKHFGDLNLYSGK; encoded by the coding sequence ATGAAAAAAGCATGGCTGACCCTTTCTGCACTCGCCATCTGTCTGGCCGCTGGTAATGCAATGGCCAAGGAATACAAGGAGCTGCGTTTTGGCGTCGATCCTTCGTACGCACCTTTTGAATCGAAAGCCGCTGACGGCAGCCTCGTCGGTTTCGACATCGATCTGGGCAACGCGATCTGTGCAGAACTGAAGGTCAAGTGCAAGTGGGTCGAAAGCGATTTCGACGGCATGATTCCGGGCCTCAAAGCTAACAAGTTCGACGGCGTCATCTCGTCCATGACCGTTACCGATGCACGTTCGAAGGTCATCGACTTCTCGTCAGAGCTGTTCTCCGGCCCGACATCGCTGGTCTTCAAGAAAGGCGCGGGCTTCACCGAAGACCCTGCCACGCTGAAAGGCAAAACCGTCGGTTACGAGCAAGGCACCATTCAGGAAGCCTACGCCAAAGCCGTGCTGGACAAGGCAGGCGTAAAAACCCAGGCCTACGCCAACCAGGACCAGGTTTATGCTGACTTGGTGTCGGGCCGTCTGGACGCCTCCGTTCAGGACATGCTGCAAGCCGAACTGGGCTTTTTGAAGTCGCCACAAGGCGCGGGCTACGAAGTCAGCAAGCCTATCGACAGCCCGTTGCTGCCAGCCAAAACCGCTATCGGTATCTCCAAAGGTAACAAAGAGCTGAAAGCACTTTTGGATAAAGGTATCAAAGCGTTACACGACGACGGCAAATACGCCGAGATCCAGAAGAAGCACTTCGGCGATCTGAATCTGTACAGCGGTAAGTAA
- a CDS encoding ABC transporter permease, with protein MLETLLQYLGLSAFSLKGFGPLLLAGTWMTVKLSLMSLLLSIVLGLLGASAKLSKSAILRVPAQVYTTLIRGIPDLVLMLLIFYSLQTWLSTLTDAMDWDYIEIDPFSAGVITLGFIYGAYFTETFRGAILAVPRGQVEAGTAYGLSRSQRFRYVVFPQMMRFALPGIGNNWQVVLKATALVSIIGLADLVKAAQDAGKSTYQLFYFLVLAALIYLVITSVSNFALRWAERRYAAGSREAQR; from the coding sequence ATGCTCGAAACCCTCCTGCAATACCTGGGACTGTCGGCGTTCAGCCTTAAAGGCTTCGGCCCGCTGCTGCTGGCAGGCACCTGGATGACCGTCAAACTCTCACTGATGTCGCTGCTGCTGAGCATTGTGCTCGGCCTGCTCGGTGCCAGTGCCAAACTCTCGAAATCCGCCATCCTGCGGGTACCCGCTCAGGTCTACACGACGCTGATTCGGGGCATACCCGATCTGGTGCTGATGCTGTTGATCTTCTACAGCCTGCAGACGTGGTTGAGCACGCTGACCGACGCTATGGACTGGGACTACATCGAAATCGACCCCTTCAGCGCAGGCGTGATTACGCTGGGCTTCATCTACGGCGCCTACTTCACCGAAACTTTCCGCGGCGCGATCCTTGCGGTGCCACGCGGCCAGGTCGAAGCCGGGACCGCTTACGGCTTGTCTCGCAGTCAGCGCTTTCGTTACGTGGTGTTCCCGCAAATGATGCGCTTCGCCCTGCCTGGCATCGGCAACAACTGGCAAGTGGTGCTCAAGGCCACTGCGCTGGTGTCGATCATCGGCCTGGCCGATCTGGTCAAAGCCGCGCAGGACGCCGGCAAAAGTACGTACCAGCTGTTTTATTTCCTGGTGCTCGCGGCGCTGATTTATCTGGTGATCACCAGCGTGTCCAACTTCGCGTTGCGCTGGGCAGAACGGCGCTATGCGGCAGGCAGCCGGGAGGCTCAACGATGA
- a CDS encoding ABC transporter permease, whose amino-acid sequence MIELLQEYWRPFLYSDGQNITGLAMTLWLLSASIAIGFVVSIPLSIARVSRNPLVRWPVQFYTYLFRGTPLYIQLLICYTGIYSIAAVREQPMLDVFFRDAMNCTILAFALNTCAYTTEIFAGAIRSMNHGEVEAAKAYGLSGWKLYAYVIMPSALRRSLPYYSNEVILMLHSTTVAFTATVPDILKVARDANSATFLTFQSFGIAAIIYLTVTFILVGLFRLAERRWLAFLGPSH is encoded by the coding sequence ATGATCGAGTTGCTTCAGGAATACTGGCGTCCCTTCCTTTATAGCGATGGCCAGAACATTACCGGTCTGGCGATGACCCTGTGGCTGCTCAGCGCCTCGATTGCGATTGGCTTCGTGGTGTCTATTCCGCTTTCCATCGCCCGTGTTTCGCGTAATCCGCTGGTGCGCTGGCCGGTGCAGTTCTACACGTATCTGTTTCGCGGAACACCGCTCTACATCCAGTTGCTGATTTGCTACACCGGCATTTACAGCATTGCCGCCGTGCGAGAGCAGCCGATGCTGGATGTGTTTTTCCGCGACGCCATGAATTGCACCATCCTTGCCTTCGCCCTGAACACCTGCGCGTACACCACCGAGATTTTTGCCGGTGCCATCCGCAGCATGAACCATGGCGAAGTCGAGGCGGCCAAGGCTTACGGTCTGAGCGGCTGGAAGCTGTATGCCTACGTGATCATGCCTTCGGCCCTGCGTCGTTCGCTTCCGTATTACAGCAACGAAGTGATTCTGATGCTGCACTCCACGACGGTAGCCTTCACGGCCACCGTACCGGACATCCTCAAAGTGGCGCGTGATGCCAACTCGGCGACGTTCCTGACGTTCCAGTCGTTCGGTATCGCAGCCATCATCTACCTGACGGTGACCTTCATTCTGGTCGGGCTGTTCCGACTTGCGGAGCGCCGCTGGCTAGCGTTCCTTGGCCCTTCTCACTAG
- a CDS encoding succinylglutamate desuccinylase/aspartoacylase family protein has protein sequence MRHQTHDLLAPVPGTARQIHSFHYGPENGACKIYIQASLHADELPGMLVAWYLKQRLTELENAGQLLGEIVVVPVANPIGLEQVLMDIPLGRYELESGQNFNRWFVDLSQQVGDEVESRLTDDVDSNVRLIRTTLLAALKARVPATQLESQRLALQRLACDADMVLDLHCDFESVEHLYTTPEAWPQVEPLSRYLGAQASLLATDSGGQSFDECFTLVWWQLEQRFANRFAMAMGSFSVTLELRGQGDVNHALGSRDCQAIISYLMQFGAIAGEPVQPPALLYPATPLAAVEPVATPVGGLLVFCTLPGEYVEAGQLIAEVIDPISDAVMQIHAQNPGLMYARSLRRMATAGMVVAHIAGTDPYRSGYLLSP, from the coding sequence ATGCGACACCAGACGCATGATCTGTTGGCGCCAGTGCCCGGCACGGCGCGGCAGATCCACAGCTTTCACTACGGCCCGGAAAACGGCGCCTGCAAAATCTATATTCAGGCGTCTCTGCACGCCGACGAGCTGCCGGGGATGCTGGTCGCCTGGTACCTGAAGCAGCGCCTGACCGAGCTTGAAAATGCCGGTCAATTGCTGGGGGAGATCGTGGTGGTGCCGGTTGCCAATCCGATCGGCCTTGAACAGGTATTGATGGACATCCCGCTTGGCCGCTACGAGCTGGAAAGCGGACAGAACTTCAACCGCTGGTTCGTCGACCTCAGCCAGCAGGTGGGCGATGAAGTCGAATCGCGGCTGACCGATGACGTCGACAGCAACGTGCGCCTGATTCGCACGACGCTGCTGGCAGCGCTTAAGGCGCGTGTACCCGCCACGCAACTGGAGTCCCAGCGTCTGGCCTTACAACGGCTGGCGTGCGATGCCGACATGGTGCTGGACCTGCATTGCGATTTCGAATCGGTCGAGCATCTCTACACCACGCCCGAGGCCTGGCCGCAGGTCGAGCCGCTGTCTCGCTATCTCGGCGCACAGGCGAGCTTGCTGGCGACGGACTCCGGCGGGCAGTCGTTCGATGAGTGCTTCACCCTGGTCTGGTGGCAACTGGAGCAACGCTTTGCCAATCGTTTTGCAATGGCGATGGGCAGTTTTTCGGTAACGCTTGAGCTGCGAGGCCAGGGAGATGTCAACCACGCACTCGGCAGCCGCGACTGTCAGGCGATCATCAGCTACCTGATGCAATTCGGCGCCATTGCGGGCGAGCCCGTCCAGCCTCCTGCATTGTTGTACCCGGCCACACCGCTGGCCGCAGTCGAGCCGGTGGCGACACCCGTTGGAGGCCTGCTGGTTTTTTGCACACTGCCGGGCGAGTACGTCGAGGCCGGGCAACTGATTGCCGAGGTCATCGACCCGATCAGCGATGCGGTGATGCAGATTCACGCCCAAAACCCCGGATTGATGTACGCCCGCTCCTTGCGACGCATGGCGACCGCAGGCATGGTCGTTGCCCATATCGCCGGTACTGACCCCTATCGCAGCGGCTACCTACTTTCACCTTAA
- a CDS encoding ABC transporter ATP-binding protein has protein sequence MYKLTIDGLHKSYGDHQVLKGVSLKANVGDVICLIGASGSGKSTFLRCINFLEQPNDGAMSLDGQQIRMVSDASGMRVADPAELQRIRTRLAMVFQHFNLWSHMTVLENITMAPRRVLGVSKVEAETRARKYLDKVGLPARVADQYPAFLSGGQQQRVAIARALAMEPEIMLFDEPTSALDPELVGEVLKVIQGLAEEGRTMILVTHEMGFARKVANQVVFLHQGQIEEIGHPDEVLGNPKSERLQQFLSGNLK, from the coding sequence ATGTACAAACTGACCATCGATGGCCTGCACAAAAGCTACGGCGATCACCAGGTCCTCAAAGGCGTCTCGCTCAAGGCCAACGTCGGCGACGTGATTTGCCTGATCGGCGCCAGTGGCTCGGGCAAAAGCACCTTCTTGCGCTGCATCAACTTTCTCGAACAACCCAACGACGGCGCGATGAGCCTGGACGGCCAGCAAATCCGTATGGTCAGCGACGCCAGCGGCATGCGCGTGGCCGACCCGGCTGAACTGCAGCGTATCCGCACGCGACTGGCGATGGTGTTTCAGCACTTCAACCTGTGGAGCCACATGACGGTGCTGGAAAACATCACCATGGCCCCGCGTCGGGTGCTGGGCGTATCTAAGGTTGAAGCCGAAACACGCGCCCGCAAATACCTGGACAAAGTAGGCTTGCCGGCACGCGTCGCCGATCAATACCCGGCCTTCTTGTCCGGAGGCCAGCAGCAGCGCGTCGCTATCGCCAGGGCGTTGGCGATGGAGCCGGAAATCATGCTGTTCGACGAACCCACTTCGGCCCTTGACCCGGAACTGGTGGGTGAAGTGTTGAAGGTCATTCAAGGCCTGGCCGAAGAAGGCCGAACGATGATTCTGGTGACTCACGAGATGGGCTTCGCGCGCAAAGTCGCCAATCAGGTGGTGTTCCTGCATCAAGGCCAGATCGAAGAGATCGGCCATCCGGACGAAGTCCTTGGCAATCCAAAAAGCGAGCGGTTGCAGCAGTTCTTGAGCGGAAACCTGAAGTAA
- a CDS encoding ligase-associated DNA damage response DEXH box helicase, which produces MPKSPDFAQRWFAPRDWKAFAFQKEVWAAIKRGDSGLLHASTGAGKTYSVWFGALNRFAQQAAPVIEEKSRKRKPPAPALSVMWITPMRALAADTARALEAPLKELNIPWSIGLRTGDTSSSERAKQGRRLPTALITTPESLTLLLTRADAHVVLSTLKMVVVDEWHELIGNKRGVQLQLALARLRKWNPDLIVWGLSATLGNQAHAQDVLLGDNGVTVQGKVIKELIVDTLLPSSIERFPWAGHMGLRMLPQVVKEVDSSKSCLLFTNTRAQSEIWYQALLDARPDWAGLIALHHGSLAREVRDWVERALKEGQLKAVVCTSSLDLGVDFLPVERVLQIGSPKGVARLMQRAGRSGHAPGRPSRVTLVPTHSLELVEAAAAHDAVAARLIEPRESPHKPLDVLVQHLVSMALGGGFVPDELLAEVRTAWAYKDLTDEEWQWALLFVRQGGLSLTAYPDYQRVEPDENGIWRVPDARLARRHRMSIGTIVSDASINVKWWSKGGGGGSLGSVEEGFIARLKPGDGFLFGGRLLELVRVENMSAYVKRATTKKAAVPRWNGGRMPLSSELADAVVEKFDAAAHGDFSSPEMHAVRPLLEVQREWSALPCKTTLLAEVLKSREGWHCFIYPFAGRHVHLGLASLLAWRLSRDQPLTFSIAVNDYGFELLSATDIDWTAQLNGGLFSGDDLLPDIIASLNAGELALRRFREIARIAGLVFSGYPGAPKSNRQLQASSGLFFEVFKQYDAGNLLLTQAEEEVMRQELDVARLEDTLRRINGRQLDVHVIKRPTPLAFPLLVERMRESLSSEKLSDRIARMVRDLEKAAGPEVGE; this is translated from the coding sequence ATGCCCAAATCCCCCGACTTCGCCCAGCGATGGTTTGCCCCACGTGACTGGAAGGCGTTTGCGTTTCAGAAAGAGGTCTGGGCAGCCATCAAACGCGGTGACTCCGGCTTGCTGCACGCCAGCACCGGTGCAGGGAAAACCTATTCGGTGTGGTTCGGCGCGCTCAACCGGTTCGCTCAGCAGGCCGCGCCGGTAATCGAAGAAAAGTCGCGCAAACGCAAACCGCCCGCGCCGGCGTTGAGCGTGATGTGGATAACGCCCATGCGCGCGCTGGCCGCCGACACTGCTCGCGCGCTGGAGGCACCGTTAAAAGAGCTGAACATCCCTTGGTCCATTGGTCTGCGTACGGGCGATACCAGTAGCAGCGAGAGGGCCAAACAGGGGCGACGCCTGCCTACTGCGCTGATCACCACGCCAGAAAGCCTGACCTTGTTGCTGACCCGTGCAGACGCACACGTTGTGTTATCGACACTGAAAATGGTCGTGGTCGATGAGTGGCATGAACTGATCGGCAACAAACGCGGCGTCCAACTGCAACTGGCGTTGGCCCGGCTGCGCAAATGGAACCCCGACCTGATCGTCTGGGGGCTGTCGGCGACATTGGGCAACCAGGCCCACGCCCAGGACGTGCTGCTTGGCGACAACGGCGTCACCGTGCAGGGCAAAGTTATAAAGGAATTGATCGTCGACACGCTGCTGCCGTCATCGATCGAGCGCTTCCCTTGGGCCGGGCACATGGGCCTGCGCATGTTGCCGCAGGTAGTCAAAGAGGTGGACAGCAGCAAGAGTTGCCTGTTGTTCACCAACACCCGGGCGCAGTCGGAGATCTGGTATCAAGCACTACTCGATGCCCGGCCAGACTGGGCGGGATTGATTGCGCTGCACCATGGATCGCTGGCGCGTGAGGTCCGGGACTGGGTCGAACGCGCGTTGAAGGAGGGGCAACTGAAAGCGGTGGTCTGTACCTCAAGCCTGGACCTTGGAGTGGACTTTCTGCCGGTCGAACGGGTGTTGCAGATCGGCTCGCCCAAAGGCGTTGCGCGCCTGATGCAGCGTGCCGGTCGTTCAGGCCATGCACCTGGCAGGCCATCGCGGGTCACCCTGGTGCCGACCCACAGTCTGGAGTTGGTGGAAGCAGCCGCCGCACATGACGCGGTGGCCGCACGTCTTATCGAACCCAGGGAATCGCCCCACAAACCCTTGGACGTTTTGGTGCAGCATCTGGTGAGCATGGCGCTGGGCGGCGGTTTTGTGCCTGACGAACTGCTCGCCGAAGTCCGCACCGCCTGGGCCTACAAGGATTTGACCGACGAAGAGTGGCAATGGGCATTGCTGTTCGTTCGCCAGGGCGGACTGTCGCTGACCGCCTACCCCGATTACCAAAGGGTCGAGCCTGACGAAAATGGTATTTGGCGTGTGCCAGATGCGCGGCTGGCGCGACGCCATCGAATGAGCATCGGCACCATCGTCAGTGACGCCAGCATCAACGTTAAGTGGTGGAGCAAGGGCGGCGGCGGTGGTTCGCTGGGCAGCGTCGAAGAGGGGTTTATCGCGCGCCTCAAGCCCGGCGATGGCTTCCTCTTCGGCGGGCGTTTGCTGGAGCTGGTGCGCGTTGAGAACATGAGCGCATACGTCAAGCGCGCCACCACCAAGAAAGCCGCTGTCCCACGCTGGAACGGCGGGAGGATGCCGCTCTCCAGCGAATTGGCTGACGCCGTAGTGGAAAAATTCGATGCCGCAGCCCACGGGGATTTCTCTAGCCCGGAAATGCACGCGGTCAGGCCCTTGCTCGAAGTTCAGCGGGAATGGTCTGCCCTGCCCTGCAAAACCACTTTGCTGGCAGAGGTGTTGAAGTCCCGCGAGGGCTGGCATTGTTTTATCTATCCGTTTGCCGGCCGCCATGTGCATCTGGGGCTGGCGAGCCTGCTGGCCTGGCGCCTGAGTCGTGATCAACCGCTGACGTTTTCCATTGCGGTCAACGACTATGGCTTCGAGCTGCTAAGCGCGACAGACATCGACTGGACGGCACAGCTGAACGGCGGTCTGTTTTCCGGGGACGACCTGCTGCCCGATATCATCGCCAGCCTCAATGCCGGTGAGCTGGCGCTGCGCCGTTTTCGCGAAATTGCCCGGATTGCCGGGTTGGTCTTTTCGGGCTACCCCGGCGCGCCCAAAAGCAATCGCCAACTCCAGGCGTCCAGCGGCCTGTTTTTCGAAGTATTCAAACAATACGACGCCGGTAATTTATTGCTGACCCAAGCCGAGGAGGAAGTCATGCGCCAGGAACTGGATGTCGCCCGACTGGAAGACACGTTGCGGCGGATCAACGGTCGGCAACTGGATGTGCACGTCATCAAGCGCCCCACCCCGCTGGCGTTTCCACTGCTGGTGGAGCGCATGCGTGAGAGCCTCAGCAGCGAAAAACTGTCAGACCGAATCGCGCGGATGGTCCGCGATCTGGAAAAAGCCGCCGGCCCAGAGGTCGGCGAATGA
- the pdeM gene encoding ligase-associated DNA damage response endonuclease PdeM — translation MKPWLSIELAGAELYLLADKAIYYPAERALLIADAHFGKAAAYRKLGQPVPHGTTESNLQRLDALLDAWPCDRLIFLGDFLHAPESHASGTLSALAKWRARHTGLSITLIRGNHDKRAGDPPERLEIEVVTEPLLAGPYALQHEPDPHPTHHVLAGHVHPAYRLYGMGRQRLRLPCFYVQQKVSLLPAFGAFTGGMNIERAHGSRVFVVGDDAIWEAH, via the coding sequence ATGAAGCCTTGGTTGTCTATAGAACTGGCGGGCGCCGAGCTGTATTTACTTGCGGACAAAGCGATTTACTATCCCGCCGAACGAGCCCTGTTGATCGCCGATGCTCATTTCGGCAAAGCGGCTGCCTACCGTAAGCTTGGGCAGCCAGTCCCCCATGGCACTACCGAGAGCAATTTACAGCGTCTGGATGCCCTGCTGGACGCCTGGCCCTGTGACCGCCTGATTTTTCTGGGAGATTTTTTGCACGCGCCCGAATCTCACGCATCAGGAACGCTCTCGGCTTTGGCCAAGTGGCGTGCGCGGCACACGGGTTTGAGCATCACCCTGATTCGCGGTAACCACGACAAACGGGCGGGCGACCCACCTGAGCGGCTTGAGATCGAGGTCGTTACCGAACCCCTGCTGGCTGGCCCGTACGCTTTGCAGCACGAACCGGACCCTCACCCGACGCACCATGTGCTGGCCGGTCACGTTCACCCTGCCTATAGGCTTTACGGAATGGGCCGACAACGCTTGAGACTTCCGTGCTTCTACGTTCAGCAAAAGGTAAGCCTTTTGCCGGCATTCGGGGCATTTACAGGTGGGATGAATATCGAGCGAGCGCACGGGAGTCGCGTGTTTGTCGTGGGAGATGATGCCATCTGGGAAGCGCATTGA
- the dcd gene encoding dCTP deaminase has translation MSIKSDKWIRRMAQEHGMIEPFVERQVRGEGADRVISFGVSSYGYDVRCADEFKVFTNINSATVDPKNFDEKSFVDVKSDVCIIPPNSFALARTVEYFRIPRNVLTICLGKSTYARCGIIVNVTPLEPEWEGHVTLEFSNTTTLPAKIYANEGVAQMLFLESDEECEVSYKDRGGKYQGQRGVTLPRT, from the coding sequence ATGAGCATCAAATCGGATAAGTGGATTCGCCGCATGGCGCAGGAACACGGCATGATCGAGCCGTTCGTGGAGCGTCAGGTGCGGGGCGAGGGAGCTGACCGTGTGATCTCGTTCGGCGTGTCCAGCTATGGCTACGACGTGCGTTGCGCCGACGAATTCAAGGTGTTCACGAACATCAATTCGGCAACGGTGGACCCGAAAAACTTCGACGAAAAAAGTTTCGTAGACGTCAAAAGTGATGTCTGCATCATCCCTCCCAACTCATTTGCGCTGGCCCGGACCGTTGAGTATTTCCGTATCCCACGTAACGTTCTGACGATTTGCCTGGGTAAAAGCACCTACGCACGCTGTGGGATTATCGTCAACGTCACGCCGCTCGAGCCTGAGTGGGAAGGCCACGTGACGCTGGAGTTCTCGAACACCACCACGTTGCCTGCGAAGATTTACGCCAATGAAGGCGTCGCGCAGATGCTGTTTCTCGAATCCGACGAAGAATGTGAAGTCTCTTACAAGGATCGTGGCGGCAAGTACCAGGGCCAGCGTGGCGTTACCTTGCCGCGGACTTGA
- a CDS encoding cold-shock protein, translating to MSNRQTGTVKWFNDEKGFGFITPQSGDDLFVHFKAIQSDGFKSLKEGQQVSFIATRGQKGMQAEEVQVI from the coding sequence ATGTCTAATCGCCAAACTGGTACCGTTAAGTGGTTCAACGATGAAAAAGGCTTCGGCTTCATCACTCCACAATCGGGTGACGATCTGTTCGTTCACTTCAAAGCAATCCAATCCGACGGCTTCAAAAGCCTGAAAGAAGGCCAACAGGTTTCTTTCATCGCTACCCGCGGTCAGAAAGGTATGCAAGCTGAAGAAGTTCAAGTTATCTAA